The following coding sequences lie in one Syntrophorhabdales bacterium genomic window:
- a CDS encoding universal stress protein, translating into MIPEIKKILYATDLTKNSAYAFYFAADLARKHDATIVILHCMGWIPPEIYYEGGFVDLDKVMQKAKQQEAREDVAEIERRLQEFSRKVVSTIGSPDVDFVSKIIVKPAYPVEEILNIADAEECDVIVLGTHGKGWLKQTFVGSTARSVLERTRKPMFIIPLPPEKTDLDWDAADPDLSEKLA; encoded by the coding sequence ATGATTCCGGAAATAAAAAAGATTCTGTATGCCACTGATCTTACGAAGAACTCGGCCTATGCATTTTACTTTGCGGCCGATCTGGCGCGAAAGCATGATGCAACAATTGTAATCCTCCACTGCATGGGATGGATCCCGCCTGAGATATACTATGAAGGAGGCTTTGTGGACCTGGACAAGGTCATGCAAAAGGCAAAACAGCAGGAGGCACGGGAAGACGTCGCCGAGATCGAGAGGCGGCTGCAGGAATTCAGCCGAAAGGTAGTATCGACGATCGGCTCGCCGGATGTCGACTTCGTATCGAAGATCATTGTCAAGCCCGCATATCCTGTCGAAGAAATCCTGAATATCGCCGATGCCGAGGAGTGCGACGTGATTGTTCTCGGTACCCATGGAAAGGGATGGTTGAAACAAACCTTTGTGGGGAGCACTGCGCGTTCGGTACTGGAGAGAACGCGCAAGCCCATGTTCATTATACCGCTGCCACCTGAAAAGACTGATCTTGATTGGGATGCAGCTGACCCAGACCTTTCTGAAAAATTGGCATGA
- a CDS encoding universal stress protein, with protein sequence MVPHIKKILYATDLTVNSAYASYFAADLARTHNAEIVILHCVEAISPWVYLGAAARNFPLFLQEEKERKVQEDMAEIKKRLQEFSLKTASRFGPNPQNLVSEIIVTAGYPVEEILNVASTRECDIIVLGTHGKGLLKQTFLGSTARSVLERSVKPVFIIPLPSDKACMRGEVL encoded by the coding sequence ATGGTACCACACATAAAAAAAATTCTCTACGCTACCGACCTTACGGTTAACTCAGCCTATGCATCCTATTTTGCCGCTGATCTCGCGAGAACACATAACGCAGAGATCGTAATTCTCCACTGCGTAGAGGCGATCAGTCCCTGGGTATACCTCGGAGCAGCCGCCCGCAATTTCCCTCTGTTCCTGCAAGAGGAAAAGGAGCGCAAGGTGCAGGAAGACATGGCAGAGATCAAGAAACGGTTGCAGGAATTCAGCCTGAAGACAGCGTCACGCTTCGGCCCCAACCCCCAAAACCTCGTGTCCGAGATCATCGTCACCGCAGGATACCCAGTGGAAGAAATCCTCAACGTAGCGAGCACGCGGGAATGCGACATCATCGTCCTGGGCACCCATGGAAAGGGATTATTAAAGCAGACCTTTCTCGGAAGCACGGCTCGTTCAGTGCTGGAGCGGTCTGTGAAGCCGGTCTTCATTATTCCGCTGCCTTCCGATAAAGCATGTATGCGTGGGGAGGTACTCTAG
- the ltrA gene encoding group II intron reverse transcriptase/maturase, with translation MTEKSANTDAKADKAWLLSVQRKLYQWSREHPEGTYRDLWNWIVDSRNMRCAWRTVAANRGKRTPGIDGVTVSRIRKRGVDAYLERIRDELHSGSYKPSPSRRVWIPKPGKPGKFRPLGIITVKDRIVQCAVKQIVEPLFEARFWHVSYGFRPGRSCHGALEHIRLAMRPTGKADEGKRLTFPCQYVIETDIMSCFDQISHHQAMERIRRRSGDRKVNRLILKFLKAGVLSEDQIIRTDVGTQQGGILSPLIANVALSVIEEKYERWVHHQKKLRSRRTCDGIEAAGHARMTDRKAGRPVFFPIRYADDSVVLVSGTYDDAVKEKESLARYLKETASLVLSEEKTRITATDKGFEFLGHRIRMKWDDRYGYSSRIEIPKQKVKDFRHRVKELTTRSTTTWSLETLLRQLNPILRGWSYFYRFCAGAKPILHRNDQYVRDRLYRWIRKKHPGARLKVIMRYHRSSSVHPGCRVWREGKEEQFLMGYLTVQRFKRGWMRQPEYALISGEPSA, from the coding sequence ATGACGGAGAAGTCTGCGAACACAGACGCAAAGGCTGACAAAGCCTGGTTACTCAGCGTGCAGAGGAAGCTGTATCAGTGGAGTCGGGAGCACCCCGAGGGTACCTACCGCGATTTGTGGAACTGGATTGTTGATAGCCGCAATATGCGGTGCGCCTGGAGAACTGTCGCCGCAAATAGGGGCAAAAGAACTCCGGGCATCGACGGGGTGACCGTGTCGCGTATCCGCAAGCGAGGGGTAGACGCATACCTGGAGAGGATAAGGGATGAGCTCCACTCGGGCTCGTACAAACCAAGTCCTTCCCGACGGGTGTGGATACCCAAGCCCGGAAAACCGGGGAAGTTCCGGCCCCTGGGGATAATTACCGTGAAGGACCGTATCGTACAGTGTGCAGTAAAGCAGATCGTCGAGCCGCTTTTCGAAGCCCGGTTCTGGCATGTCTCTTACGGCTTCAGGCCTGGGCGCAGTTGTCACGGTGCTTTGGAACACATCCGTTTGGCAATGAGACCTACCGGCAAGGCCGACGAAGGCAAAAGACTTACGTTTCCCTGCCAATATGTTATAGAGACAGACATCATGAGCTGCTTCGACCAGATCTCGCATCACCAGGCTATGGAGAGAATCCGCCGCCGCTCAGGTGATCGGAAGGTGAACAGGCTCATACTCAAGTTCTTGAAAGCGGGTGTCCTCTCGGAGGATCAGATCATCCGTACCGACGTGGGGACCCAGCAGGGTGGGATTCTTTCGCCTCTGATCGCGAACGTCGCACTCAGTGTGATCGAGGAGAAGTATGAGCGGTGGGTTCATCACCAGAAGAAGTTAAGGTCCCGTCGCACCTGCGACGGGATAGAGGCAGCCGGGCATGCGCGTATGACAGACAGAAAGGCAGGGAGGCCGGTGTTCTTCCCGATCCGCTATGCAGATGACAGCGTGGTCCTCGTATCAGGGACGTACGACGATGCCGTGAAAGAAAAAGAGTCCCTTGCACGCTACCTTAAGGAGACCGCGTCTCTCGTGTTATCGGAGGAAAAGACGCGTATTACCGCCACCGATAAGGGGTTCGAGTTTCTAGGGCATAGAATCCGTATGAAGTGGGATGACCGCTACGGATACAGTTCAAGGATCGAGATCCCCAAGCAGAAGGTAAAGGACTTCCGCCACCGGGTTAAGGAGCTGACGACCCGCAGTACGACCACGTGGTCGCTTGAGACACTGCTTCGGCAGTTGAATCCGATTCTCCGGGGTTGGAGCTACTTTTACCGGTTCTGTGCGGGGGCGAAGCCTATTCTTCATCGCAATGATCAGTACGTGAGAGACAGGCTCTACAGGTGGATCCGGAAGAAGCATCCCGGCGCAAGGTTGAAGGTAATCATGCGGTATCACCGGTCCAGTTCCGTGCACCCGGGATGCAGGGTGTGGCGCGAGGGAAAGGAAGAACAGTTTCTTATGGGATATCTCACTGTGCAACGGTTCAAACGGGGATGGATGCGACAACCCGAATACGCTTTGATCTCCGGAGAGCCAAGTGCGTAA
- a CDS encoding DUF6051 family protein has product MRRKTVGTNQDWELPDVIEEKALFTSRASHYLLPEDRNTESNECFMFPVFRPAGQTFGDCLFLGHGLNETSYLKLKYWAKALCHNLRMPVLIFPLSFHVNRRPSSWLMRMRSLYRSRSQINENRCASPFNAVISHRFAEMPERFFRGALQSYCDIKDLTLLMRKGQFETMTGRGEQILAPTARINFLGYSITGYLYLALVMLMGDDLLSDSRVVLFSSCTHIRDMNPVSVLVIDEDAFRRSKQFYEGGYKEQASPEFRCWLHEEETGLWFKRLFFNEGGRDRLHDATRTLSNRVLIIGDPHDEVFPLEATKANLGGFLHCRAMALGRHEFPFNISDLKEKSFQELAEEIRGSEFPSENYRNTFVEWVNAVRDFLCPACAVVSADVES; this is encoded by the coding sequence ATGCGCAGGAAGACTGTTGGAACGAACCAAGATTGGGAGCTTCCAGATGTTATCGAGGAGAAGGCTCTCTTCACCTCCCGGGCTTCGCATTACCTCCTGCCAGAAGACCGTAATACAGAGAGCAACGAATGTTTCATGTTTCCGGTCTTCAGACCGGCGGGTCAGACATTTGGGGATTGCTTGTTCCTCGGCCACGGTCTCAACGAAACCTCATACCTCAAGCTGAAGTACTGGGCGAAAGCCCTCTGCCACAACCTGAGAATGCCCGTCTTGATATTCCCTCTTTCCTTTCATGTAAACAGAAGACCCTCTTCGTGGCTCATGAGGATGCGCAGCCTGTACAGATCGAGGTCACAGATCAACGAGAATCGCTGTGCCTCTCCCTTTAATGCCGTCATAAGCCACAGATTTGCTGAAATGCCGGAACGTTTCTTCCGGGGTGCGCTGCAGAGCTACTGCGATATAAAAGATCTCACCCTCCTAATGCGGAAAGGACAATTTGAAACGATGACCGGAAGAGGGGAGCAGATCCTTGCGCCGACAGCCAGAATCAATTTCCTCGGCTATTCGATCACTGGCTATCTTTACCTGGCTCTGGTTATGCTTATGGGGGACGACCTCTTGAGCGATTCGCGAGTGGTGCTCTTCAGCAGTTGCACTCACATTCGGGACATGAACCCAGTCAGCGTTCTTGTCATTGATGAGGATGCGTTCCGCCGGTCAAAACAATTCTATGAGGGAGGATACAAAGAACAGGCATCCCCTGAATTCCGCTGCTGGCTGCATGAGGAAGAAACGGGATTATGGTTCAAACGGCTCTTCTTTAACGAGGGCGGAAGAGATCGCCTACACGATGCTACCAGAACGCTCTCTAATCGGGTTCTCATCATAGGGGACCCACACGATGAGGTCTTTCCCCTCGAAGCCACAAAAGCGAACCTGGGTGGATTTTTGCATTGCCGTGCCATGGCGCTCGGGAGGCATGAATTTCCGTTCAATATTTCCGACTTGAAGGAGAAGAGTTTCCAAGAACTTGCTGAAGAAATCAGGGGGAGTGAATTTCCATCCGAGAACTATCGGAATACATTTGTCGAATGGGTTAATGCCGTAAGAGATTTTTTGTGTCCGGCCTGCGCCGTCGTCAGTGCTGACGTCGAATCGTAA